One window from the genome of Thermus sediminis encodes:
- a CDS encoding vWA domain-containing protein has product MGTKGVRYSRYEGGLEDLSPEEILSLLEDFLLDSGFSDPFQRYDPDPNRAPTLEDLYDALLQALLKNELVPEDWLREARFADRKEETRLYQAIQGMMRKLEEAGYLRVPGQDPTEPAQKGYRGEAQEVRLELTEKASDFLGLKSLRELLGALGRNPPGLHPTPHHAPGVEKTGEVKPWEWGEPLELNVPETLKKAAAKGLENLDQGDLVIDLAEYTASMSTAVLLDCSHSMILYGEDRFTPAKRVALALAHLIRTQFPGDRVRFILFHDKAEEIPLSKLPLAQVGPYHTNTKAGLELARSLLRKMGGEMKQIILITDGKPSALTLKSGEVYKNAWGLDPLILAETLKEATLARREGIPIHTFMLAREPELLAFVKKLAQITRGKAYLTHPGNIGRYLLLDFLNKKVRRN; this is encoded by the coding sequence ATGGGAACTAAGGGCGTCCGCTACAGCCGCTACGAGGGAGGCCTGGAGGACCTCTCCCCCGAGGAGATCCTCTCCCTCCTGGAGGACTTCCTCCTGGACTCGGGGTTTAGCGACCCCTTTCAGCGCTATGATCCCGACCCGAACCGCGCCCCTACCCTGGAGGATCTCTACGATGCCCTCCTCCAGGCCCTCCTCAAGAACGAGCTGGTCCCCGAGGACTGGCTGAGGGAGGCCCGCTTCGCCGACCGCAAGGAGGAAACGAGGCTGTACCAGGCCATCCAGGGGATGATGCGGAAGCTGGAGGAGGCGGGCTACCTCCGCGTTCCTGGCCAAGACCCCACGGAGCCCGCCCAGAAGGGGTATAGGGGGGAGGCCCAAGAGGTGCGCCTGGAACTTACGGAAAAGGCCTCGGACTTCCTCGGCCTAAAGAGCCTGCGGGAGCTTCTAGGGGCCCTGGGCCGCAACCCCCCAGGCCTCCACCCCACCCCTCACCACGCCCCCGGGGTGGAGAAGACCGGGGAGGTCAAGCCCTGGGAATGGGGGGAACCCTTGGAGCTGAACGTCCCCGAAACCTTGAAAAAGGCAGCGGCCAAGGGCCTGGAGAACCTGGACCAGGGGGATTTGGTCATCGACCTCGCCGAGTACACCGCCAGCATGAGCACTGCGGTCCTGCTGGACTGCTCCCACTCCATGATCCTCTATGGGGAGGACCGCTTCACCCCCGCCAAGCGGGTGGCCCTGGCCCTGGCCCACCTCATCCGCACCCAGTTCCCCGGGGACCGGGTGCGCTTCATCCTCTTCCACGACAAGGCGGAGGAGATCCCCCTCTCCAAGCTCCCCCTGGCCCAGGTGGGCCCCTACCACACCAACACCAAGGCGGGGCTGGAGTTGGCCCGCAGCCTCCTCAGGAAGATGGGGGGGGAGATGAAGCAGATCATCCTCATCACCGACGGCAAACCCTCGGCCCTCACCCTCAAAAGCGGGGAGGTCTACAAGAACGCCTGGGGCCTAGACCCCTTGATCCTGGCCGAGACCCTCAAGGAGGCCACCCTGGCCCGCAGGGAGGGCATCCCCATCCACACCTTCATGCTGGCGCGGGAGCCCGAGCTTCTGGCCTTCGTGAAAAAGCTCGCCCAGATCACCCGGGGCAAGGCCTATCTCACCCACCCCGGGAACATCGGCCGTTACCTCCTCCTGGACTTCCTCAACAAGAAGGTGCGGAGGAACTGA